The following are encoded together in the Acidobacteriota bacterium genome:
- a CDS encoding sulfatase produces MKQTRRTFLASSAAMLSAAALRARRPQAGRAPNILLCISDDQSWLHTGAGGDPIVRTPGFDRVAEEGVFFPHAFCDAPTCGPSRSALVTGQPIWRLEEAGNIHSTLPAKFATYTELLEQVGYAIGHTRKGWGPGRLPPGGRTRNPAGDKFESFEAFLQTRGEDQPFCFWLGSYDPHRPYTAGSGQESGKDSAKVEVPPHLPDHPIVRDDILDYYVEVERFDGRVNAALELLEQAGELENTLVVVTSDHGMPFPRAKASLYDYGSRVPLAVRWGEKIPGGRVVDDFVSLSDLAPTFLEAAGLEPAEGMTARSLLPLLASSAGGRVEPDRDAAFIAMERHDGCRRGGKGYPCRAIRTVSHLYIRNFEPTRWPSGSPNAKDCARGIPYGEIDSSPTKTLMMESRGEPGIDRLAELSFGTRPENELYDLRSDPGQLNNLAGQPSAQPLVGQLRDRLMDHLAATGDPRALGLPAPWDYYPYYGRRVNEDWEVDPPPG; encoded by the coding sequence GTGAAGCAGACCCGCCGAACCTTCCTGGCTTCCTCCGCCGCGATGCTGAGCGCGGCGGCGTTGCGCGCCAGGCGACCGCAGGCGGGCAGAGCGCCGAACATCCTCCTGTGCATCTCCGACGACCAGTCCTGGTTGCACACCGGGGCCGGAGGCGATCCGATCGTCCGGACACCGGGCTTCGACCGGGTGGCGGAGGAGGGCGTGTTCTTCCCGCACGCCTTCTGCGACGCGCCGACCTGCGGACCTTCGCGCAGCGCGCTCGTGACCGGTCAGCCGATCTGGCGACTCGAGGAAGCGGGGAACATCCACAGCACCCTGCCGGCGAAGTTCGCCACCTATACCGAACTGCTGGAGCAGGTGGGCTATGCCATCGGGCACACGCGGAAGGGCTGGGGTCCGGGGCGGTTGCCGCCGGGAGGCCGCACGCGCAACCCGGCGGGCGACAAGTTCGAGAGCTTCGAGGCCTTTCTTCAGACCCGCGGCGAGGACCAGCCGTTCTGCTTCTGGCTCGGCAGCTACGACCCGCACCGGCCCTACACGGCGGGATCGGGGCAGGAATCGGGCAAGGATTCGGCGAAGGTCGAGGTTCCTCCGCACCTGCCCGATCACCCGATCGTCCGCGACGACATTCTCGACTACTACGTCGAGGTGGAGCGGTTCGATGGAAGGGTGAACGCCGCCCTCGAGCTCCTCGAACAGGCGGGGGAGCTCGAGAACACGCTCGTCGTCGTCACCAGCGATCATGGCATGCCGTTCCCGCGGGCCAAGGCCAGCCTGTACGACTACGGCAGCCGGGTGCCGCTGGCGGTTCGCTGGGGCGAGAAGATTCCCGGCGGTCGGGTCGTCGACGACTTCGTCAGCCTGAGCGACCTGGCTCCGACGTTTCTCGAAGCGGCGGGACTGGAGCCCGCGGAGGGGATGACGGCGCGGAGCCTGTTACCGCTGCTCGCCTCTTCGGCCGGCGGCCGCGTGGAGCCGGACCGCGACGCGGCCTTCATCGCGATGGAGAGGCACGATGGCTGCCGTCGCGGCGGCAAGGGCTATCCCTGCCGGGCGATCCGGACGGTGAGCCACCTCTACATCCGGAACTTCGAGCCGACGCGTTGGCCGTCCGGTTCGCCGAACGCGAAGGACTGCGCCCGCGGCATCCCCTACGGCGAGATCGACTCGTCGCCGACGAAGACCCTGATGATGGAATCGCGTGGCGAACCGGGGATCGACCGTCTGGCCGAGCTCTCCTTCGGGACCCGGCCGGAGAACGAGCTCTACGATCTACGGAGCGATCCGGGCCAGTTGAACAACCTGGCGGGGCAGCCCTCCGCGCAGCCGCTTGTCGGGCAGCTTCGCGATCGGCTGATGGACCACCTGGCGGCCACCGGCGATCCTCGGGCCCTGGGCCTCCCCGCACCTTGGGACTATTACCCCTACTACGGCCGGCGGGTCAACGAGGACTGGGAAGTCGATCCGCCGCCGGGCTAG
- the lon gene encoding endopeptidase La — protein MTEPDDRHENHEPDTNATPEEQALPEAPHVEAPLATRAKAPKPELPVIVLRDMVVYPGVTMPMEVGRAETLSAIQAAAEHPERTFFALLQREKSEEVDPLGLHTIGVVARVVQLQHGLRGTQAVVVGLHRGIVLRIDEGGEHLAATVSPAQELLPVDPKDLAFVALDEELRNRAAELGARSGIPNDVITKTLRAVTDSGRLADLVAGHLELPANDHQSLLETLAVEERMRRVLTLVQRRIKVLDAQEDINTQVQEELGDRQREMYLREQLKAIRKELGDDDGADDLEELKARVADLELPEAARKEVDREFRRLERMGRESMESQVIRTYIETVCELPWSEVSEERLDLTDAARILDEDHYGLDDVKDRILEFLAVRVMHDRRARREEPEAEEETETAERPAAEAGDDVHAASGGSGSEDPRTDSGRSPILLFAGPPGVGKTSIAKSIARAMGREYVRVSLGGARDEADIRGHRRTYVGSMPGRILHGMKQAGVKNPVFLLDEVDKLGASLQGDPSAALLEVLDPAQNGAFIDHYLGVPYDLSQVLFIATANFTQNIPAPLRDRMETVEFSGYTEREKLGIARQFLLPRAVRNGGLSPDQIEVGDEALGEVISHYTHEAGVRQLERELGRMVRKVARKLASTPEQPADGSEEVEEEVATTNVGAAEVQEFLGRPRVRPERALERDAIGVATGMYYTPVGGDIMFVEVETTSGKGELQLTGQLGEVMKESARAAWTYARSNAEALRIPPGSFETDVHVHVPAGAIPKDGPSAGVTMAAALVSALSGRPARAHIAMTGEITLSGRVLPIGGVKEKVLGAVRAGIREIVLPKQNEADLEDLPADVLETLTVHAVEQLGEVLAVALPSARFVDGRLLFEGDDPENVRPLSYN, from the coding sequence ATGACTGAACCCGACGATCGGCACGAGAACCACGAGCCGGATACGAACGCGACCCCGGAGGAACAGGCGCTGCCCGAGGCGCCGCACGTCGAGGCGCCGCTGGCCACGCGGGCAAAGGCGCCCAAGCCGGAGCTGCCCGTCATCGTCCTCCGCGACATGGTCGTCTATCCCGGAGTCACGATGCCGATGGAGGTCGGACGGGCCGAGACCCTGAGTGCGATCCAGGCCGCCGCCGAGCATCCGGAGCGCACGTTCTTCGCCCTGCTCCAGCGCGAGAAGAGCGAGGAGGTCGACCCCCTCGGCCTGCACACGATCGGCGTCGTCGCCCGGGTCGTCCAGCTGCAGCACGGCCTGCGAGGCACCCAGGCGGTCGTCGTCGGACTCCACCGCGGCATCGTGCTGCGCATCGACGAGGGCGGCGAGCACCTCGCGGCCACCGTGTCGCCGGCGCAGGAACTGCTGCCGGTGGACCCGAAGGACCTCGCCTTCGTCGCCCTCGACGAGGAACTGCGAAACCGCGCCGCCGAGCTGGGCGCGCGATCCGGTATTCCGAACGACGTCATCACCAAGACGCTGCGAGCGGTCACGGACTCCGGCCGGCTCGCCGACCTCGTGGCGGGCCACCTCGAACTCCCGGCCAACGACCACCAGTCCCTGCTCGAGACCCTGGCGGTCGAGGAGCGGATGCGCCGGGTCCTGACCCTCGTCCAGCGGCGGATCAAGGTCCTCGACGCCCAGGAGGACATCAACACCCAGGTCCAGGAGGAGCTCGGCGACCGCCAGCGCGAGATGTATCTCCGCGAGCAGCTGAAGGCGATCCGCAAGGAACTGGGTGACGACGACGGCGCCGACGATCTCGAGGAACTCAAGGCGCGCGTCGCCGACCTCGAGCTGCCTGAAGCCGCCCGCAAGGAGGTCGACCGTGAGTTTCGGCGGCTGGAGCGCATGGGCCGCGAGTCGATGGAGTCCCAGGTCATCCGCACCTACATCGAGACGGTCTGCGAACTGCCCTGGAGCGAGGTGAGCGAGGAACGGCTCGACCTGACCGACGCGGCCCGCATCCTGGACGAAGACCACTACGGCCTCGACGACGTGAAGGACCGCATCCTCGAGTTCCTGGCGGTGCGGGTCATGCACGACCGGCGGGCCCGGCGGGAAGAGCCGGAAGCGGAAGAAGAGACCGAGACCGCCGAGAGGCCGGCGGCCGAGGCCGGCGACGATGTTCACGCCGCCTCCGGCGGCAGCGGGTCAGAAGACCCGCGCACCGACTCGGGCCGTAGTCCGATCCTGCTGTTCGCCGGCCCCCCAGGAGTCGGCAAGACGTCGATCGCCAAGTCCATCGCGCGCGCGATGGGCCGCGAGTACGTCCGGGTCTCGCTCGGCGGCGCTCGCGACGAGGCGGACATCCGGGGCCACCGGCGCACCTACGTCGGCTCGATGCCCGGCCGGATCCTCCACGGCATGAAACAGGCCGGCGTCAAGAACCCCGTCTTCCTGCTCGACGAAGTCGACAAGCTCGGCGCGTCGCTCCAGGGCGACCCCTCCGCCGCCCTCCTCGAAGTGCTCGATCCGGCGCAGAACGGCGCCTTCATCGACCACTACCTGGGAGTCCCCTACGACCTGAGCCAGGTGCTGTTCATCGCCACGGCGAACTTCACCCAGAACATCCCGGCGCCCCTTCGCGACCGCATGGAGACGGTCGAGTTCTCGGGCTACACCGAGCGAGAGAAGCTCGGCATTGCCCGCCAGTTCCTGCTGCCCCGCGCCGTCCGCAACGGCGGCCTGTCGCCCGACCAGATCGAGGTCGGCGATGAGGCGCTGGGCGAGGTGATCTCCCACTACACCCACGAGGCCGGCGTCCGGCAACTGGAGCGGGAACTCGGCCGGATGGTGCGCAAGGTCGCGCGCAAGCTCGCGTCGACGCCCGAGCAGCCGGCCGACGGCTCCGAAGAGGTTGAGGAAGAGGTCGCGACGACGAACGTGGGCGCCGCCGAGGTGCAGGAGTTCCTCGGCCGCCCCCGCGTCCGGCCGGAGCGGGCCCTCGAGCGGGACGCGATCGGAGTCGCCACCGGCATGTACTACACGCCGGTCGGCGGCGACATCATGTTCGTCGAGGTCGAGACGACGAGCGGCAAGGGCGAACTCCAGCTCACCGGACAGCTCGGCGAGGTGATGAAGGAGTCGGCGCGTGCGGCCTGGACCTACGCCAGGTCGAACGCCGAGGCGCTGCGGATACCGCCCGGGAGCTTCGAAACCGACGTGCATGTCCACGTTCCGGCCGGGGCCATCCCCAAGGACGGCCCCTCGGCCGGCGTGACGATGGCGGCCGCCCTGGTCTCGGCGCTTTCCGGCCGGCCGGCAAGAGCGCACATCGCGATGACCGGAGAGATCACGCTCTCCGGGCGGGTGCTACCGATCGGCGGTGTCAAGGAGAAGGTGCTGGGCGCGGTACGCGCCGGCATCCGGGAGATCGTGCTGCCGAAGCAGAACGAGGCCGACCTGGAGGATCTGCCCGCCGACGTGCTGGAGACGCTGACGGTCCACGCCGTCGAGCAGTTGGGCGAGGTGCTGGCGGTCGCGCTGCCCAGCGCCCGCTTCGTCGACGGCCGCCTGCTGTTCGAGGGCGACGACCCGGAGAACGTCAGGCCCCTGAGCTACAACTGA
- a CDS encoding 1-acyl-sn-glycerol-3-phosphate acyltransferase translates to MTARQHLKAAICLAAITLNLTFWALLLLVLLPAKAAPRTRPWFRRVAARIYRAAVRVDNVLLRRVSRAAWRVRELSLDPTRPHIVLSNHRSWADIFLVQSLIATRGPIVTFLCKRELLYVPIFGLIILAFDFPVLRRRTRRGANPAGRRDDDRRRVAEAAAALLGSPAAILSFAEGTRFTAAKRDANRRAARDGQGAPTTGMAPQYEHLLPPRAGGLAAMIEALAPGGGSIVDLTLAYPRPSTFWEFLGGAAGSVEVAWEAIPIATVKPDEAANWLNDRWRRKEESLDRSL, encoded by the coding sequence TTGACGGCGCGGCAGCACCTGAAGGCGGCGATCTGCCTCGCCGCCATCACGCTGAACCTGACCTTCTGGGCGCTGCTGCTTCTTGTCCTGCTGCCCGCCAAGGCGGCGCCGCGGACGCGACCCTGGTTCCGGCGAGTCGCCGCCCGCATCTACCGCGCCGCCGTGCGCGTCGACAACGTGCTGCTTCGGCGCGTCTCCCGTGCCGCCTGGCGGGTCCGCGAACTGAGCCTCGACCCGACGCGGCCTCACATCGTCCTTTCGAATCACCGTTCCTGGGCCGACATCTTCCTGGTCCAGAGTCTCATCGCCACCCGCGGCCCCATCGTCACGTTCCTGTGCAAGCGCGAACTCCTCTATGTGCCGATCTTCGGCCTGATCATCCTCGCCTTCGACTTCCCAGTGCTGCGGCGTCGCACCCGGCGCGGGGCCAATCCCGCGGGCCGCCGCGACGACGACCGCCGCCGCGTGGCCGAGGCCGCGGCCGCCCTGCTCGGCTCCCCAGCCGCCATTCTCTCGTTCGCCGAGGGCACGCGCTTCACGGCCGCCAAGCGGGACGCGAACAGGCGTGCTGCCCGCGACGGGCAGGGAGCGCCAACCACCGGCATGGCTCCGCAGTACGAGCACCTGCTGCCGCCCCGAGCCGGCGGCCTCGCCGCCATGATCGAAGCGCTCGCCCCGGGCGGCGGCTCGATCGTCGACCTGACGCTTGCCTACCCCCGGCCCTCCACGTTCTGGGAGTTCCTCGGCGGCGCCGCGGGCTCGGTGGAAGTGGCCTGGGAGGCGATTCCGATAGCTACAGTGAAGCCGGACGAAGCAGCGAACTGGCTGAACGACCGCTGGCGACGCAAGGAGGAGTCGCTGGATCGATCTTTATGA
- a CDS encoding DUF1295 domain-containing protein, producing the protein MPKSLPYLGIAGALIAGTLMAAAGGSRGVEVLGLPAFAVVVAAAFAVQWIAFIPAWFRQTERFFDLTGSITFLVLTAGALLIRGGFDPRSLVIAAAIAVWALRLGPFLFLRVRRDGEDRRFRQIKPDFPVFLMTWTLQGLWVSLTAAPALAALLASESTPPDWTLAAGLALWTLGFLLEVTADAQKTRFRAVPENRDRYITSGLWAWSRHPNYFGEIVLWVGIAVIAAPTLEAWQLATLVSPVFVWLLLTRISGVRMLEARANRKWRNDPGYRDYIRRTNMLLPLPPRRT; encoded by the coding sequence ATGCCGAAGTCTCTTCCCTACCTGGGGATCGCCGGGGCGCTCATTGCCGGTACGCTGATGGCGGCCGCCGGCGGCAGCCGCGGCGTGGAGGTCCTGGGCCTGCCGGCCTTCGCGGTCGTCGTGGCCGCGGCCTTCGCGGTCCAGTGGATCGCGTTCATCCCGGCCTGGTTCCGCCAGACGGAGCGCTTCTTCGACCTGACCGGCAGCATCACCTTCCTGGTCCTGACCGCGGGCGCCCTGCTGATCCGCGGCGGCTTCGACCCGCGATCGCTCGTCATCGCCGCGGCCATCGCGGTGTGGGCGCTGCGGCTGGGTCCGTTCCTCTTCCTGCGCGTCCGCCGGGACGGCGAGGACCGACGCTTCCGGCAGATCAAGCCGGACTTCCCCGTCTTCCTGATGACCTGGACGCTCCAGGGCCTGTGGGTGTCCTTGACCGCCGCCCCCGCACTGGCCGCACTGCTGGCGAGCGAAAGCACGCCGCCGGACTGGACCCTCGCTGCCGGCCTGGCCCTGTGGACGCTCGGCTTCCTGCTCGAAGTGACCGCCGACGCCCAGAAGACCCGCTTCCGCGCCGTGCCCGAGAACCGGGACCGATACATCACGTCGGGACTCTGGGCCTGGTCGCGCCACCCGAACTACTTCGGCGAGATCGTCCTGTGGGTCGGCATCGCGGTGATCGCGGCGCCGACGCTCGAGGCCTGGCAACTGGCCACGCTGGTGTCGCCGGTCTTCGTCTGGCTGCTCCTGACCAGGATCAGCGGCGTACGGATGCTCGAAGCGCGGGCCAACCGCAAGTGGCGCAACGATCCCGGCTACAGGGACTACATCCGCCGCACGAACATGCTGTTGCCGCTCCCGCCCCGCAGGACTTGA
- a CDS encoding metallopeptidase family protein, protein MIEVDLPRFEYLLSRALDTLPPAFADLIDNVAVVVEEEPSEEDLRLVGLDPEEDDLLGLYHGVPLDERGHGYSSLPDRVVIYRLPILWICNTEADVVREVRDTLVHELGHHFGLGDDDMPY, encoded by the coding sequence ATGATCGAGGTCGACCTTCCGCGCTTCGAGTACCTGCTGTCCCGTGCCCTGGACACGCTGCCCCCGGCGTTCGCGGATCTCATCGACAACGTCGCCGTCGTCGTCGAGGAGGAACCGAGCGAGGAGGACCTCCGCCTGGTCGGACTCGATCCGGAGGAGGACGACCTCCTCGGGCTCTACCACGGCGTACCGCTCGACGAACGCGGCCACGGTTACAGCTCGCTACCAGACCGGGTCGTGATCTACCGGCTGCCGATCCTGTGGATCTGTAACACCGAGGCGGACGTGGTGCGGGAGGTGCGCGACACCCTTGTGCACGAGCTCGGACACCACTTCGGTCTGGGCGACGACGACATGCCGTACTAG
- a CDS encoding alpha-hydroxy acid oxidase produces the protein MTDPRRRPNMASDPLAPGEAARNALTLHELVVAARRNLGGNVWDYLVGGAETETSVKRNRQALDSVAFRPRVLTDVSEVRAGGSLLGHDLRIPVILAPIGSLQLFEEGGGATAGKAAEDFGIMNFVSSVCLPGLEGTAEASDSAKVYQLYLADDEDWMRSLIRRAMAAGYNGFCLTVDTQVYSRRERDLLKRWRPPSVGEATTRVAPLNYQARMTWNLVKRIKDEFDIPLILKGIATAEDAGLACEHGVDVVYVSNHGGRQLDHTRGTLDTLPEVVKEVDGRAEVVVDGGFMRGTDVVKAMVLGADAVGVGRLEAIAMAAGGREGVVRMLRILEHEIVTCLGLLGVTGWDELDASYLHRALPVDPPAVLGAFPFLDLDYPYP, from the coding sequence ATGACCGATCCCAGACGACGCCCCAACATGGCTTCCGACCCGTTGGCGCCGGGAGAAGCGGCGCGGAACGCGCTGACGCTGCACGAACTCGTCGTCGCCGCGCGCCGGAACCTGGGCGGGAACGTCTGGGACTACCTGGTCGGAGGCGCCGAGACCGAGACGAGCGTGAAGCGCAACCGGCAGGCGCTGGACTCCGTGGCCTTCCGGCCGCGCGTGCTGACCGACGTCTCGGAAGTCCGGGCCGGTGGATCCCTGCTCGGTCACGACCTCCGCATCCCAGTCATCCTGGCGCCGATCGGCTCGCTGCAACTGTTCGAGGAGGGCGGCGGCGCCACCGCGGGCAAGGCGGCCGAGGACTTCGGGATCATGAACTTCGTCAGCTCCGTGTGCCTGCCCGGACTCGAGGGCACGGCCGAAGCGTCCGACTCGGCCAAGGTGTACCAGCTCTACCTGGCCGACGACGAGGACTGGATGCGGTCATTGATTCGCCGGGCGATGGCCGCGGGCTACAACGGCTTCTGCCTGACCGTCGACACCCAGGTCTACAGCCGCCGGGAGCGGGACCTGCTGAAGCGCTGGCGTCCGCCGTCGGTCGGCGAGGCGACCACCCGCGTGGCGCCGCTCAACTACCAGGCGCGCATGACCTGGAACCTGGTCAAGCGGATCAAGGACGAGTTCGACATCCCGTTGATCCTCAAGGGCATCGCCACGGCCGAGGACGCGGGGCTCGCCTGCGAGCACGGCGTCGACGTGGTCTACGTCTCGAACCACGGCGGCCGCCAGCTCGACCACACCCGCGGCACCCTCGACACGCTGCCGGAGGTCGTGAAGGAGGTCGACGGCCGTGCCGAGGTCGTCGTCGACGGCGGCTTCATGCGCGGTACGGACGTGGTCAAGGCAATGGTCCTGGGCGCCGACGCGGTCGGCGTCGGCCGGCTCGAGGCCATCGCCATGGCAGCCGGAGGCCGCGAAGGCGTCGTCCGGATGCTCAGGATCCTCGAGCACGAGATCGTCACGTGCCTCGGCCTGCTCGGCGTCACCGGCTGGGACGAACTCGACGCCTCCTACCTCCACCGCGCTTTGCCGGTCGACCCTCCGGCCGTCCTCGGCGCCTTTCCGTTCCTGGACCTGGACTACCCGTATCCCTGA
- a CDS encoding phosphotransferase, producing MEEALLLRRIREEFPDVTWTSHRYLTHGWDHAVLILDEALVFRAPKAQASRDALANEARLLRYLQPRVDVGIPDYVYKAADGSFAGYRLLAGRELDAATFGRLSDAARERIAEQLATFLAAVHETPKSVARECGVSEQDPRKDHEDLVRDVETLVLPRLESHEVEVIRSFLTELAAEVKPTRPTTLVHGDLAGEHILWDAGRQRINIIDFSDRSIGDPALDFAGLLANGQQFARRVVDQYRGPKDERRLWRARLYFRRMALEAMVYALQGYPCTFEEGHAEFRARFQV from the coding sequence ATGGAAGAAGCCCTGCTCCTGCGGCGGATACGGGAGGAGTTTCCCGACGTCACGTGGACGTCGCACCGGTACCTGACGCACGGCTGGGACCATGCGGTCCTGATCCTCGACGAGGCGCTCGTCTTCCGGGCTCCCAAGGCCCAAGCGAGCCGGGATGCGCTGGCGAACGAAGCCAGGCTGCTTCGCTACCTCCAGCCGAGGGTCGACGTCGGCATTCCCGACTACGTCTACAAGGCCGCCGACGGCTCGTTCGCCGGCTACAGGCTTCTCGCCGGTCGGGAGCTGGACGCCGCCACGTTCGGCCGGCTCTCCGATGCGGCAAGGGAACGGATAGCGGAACAGCTCGCCACGTTCCTCGCCGCGGTCCACGAGACCCCGAAGTCGGTCGCTCGCGAGTGCGGCGTGTCCGAGCAGGACCCGCGGAAGGACCACGAGGACCTCGTTCGTGACGTCGAAACGCTCGTGCTACCGCGCCTCGAGTCGCACGAAGTCGAGGTCATCCGTTCCTTTCTGACCGAGCTGGCCGCCGAAGTGAAACCGACCCGCCCGACGACGCTCGTCCACGGCGATCTGGCCGGCGAGCACATTCTCTGGGACGCGGGCCGGCAACGGATCAACATCATCGACTTCAGCGACCGCTCCATCGGAGACCCCGCCCTCGACTTCGCCGGACTGCTCGCCAACGGGCAGCAGTTCGCCCGGCGCGTCGTGGACCAGTACCGCGGACCGAAGGATGAGAGGAGGCTGTGGCGGGCGCGGTTGTACTTCCGCCGGATGGCCCTGGAGGCGATGGTGTACGCGCTGCAGGGCTACCCGTGCACCTTCGAGGAAGGCCACGCGGAGTTCAGGGCGCGGTTCCAGGTGTAA
- a CDS encoding HEPN domain-containing protein, with product MRNRALAADYVRRARARLPTLDVLYEAQSWADVVRESQEIVELGLKGLLRSVGVDPPRLHDVADVLEAERTRLPAPVLERLDDLSRASRSLRRDRELAFYGAEDLTPSDFYRKSDASEARAAARLVVETVVPCVPGTTLTPGTAP from the coding sequence ATGCGCAATCGGGCTCTGGCGGCAGACTACGTCCGTCGGGCGCGGGCCCGCCTCCCCACCCTCGATGTACTGTACGAGGCTCAGAGTTGGGCCGACGTCGTCCGCGAATCGCAGGAGATCGTTGAACTCGGGCTCAAGGGTCTGCTTCGCTCGGTCGGCGTGGACCCGCCCCGCCTCCACGACGTCGCCGACGTGCTGGAAGCGGAGAGGACTCGGCTGCCGGCGCCGGTCCTGGAACGCCTGGACGATCTCTCACGAGCATCCCGCAGCCTGAGGCGCGATCGGGAACTCGCGTTCTACGGCGCGGAGGACCTGACGCCTTCCGATTTCTACCGCAAGTCCGACGCCTCGGAGGCACGGGCAGCCGCCCGCCTCGTCGTGGAGACGGTCGTGCCATGCGTGCCGGGCACGACGCTTACACCTGGAACCGCGCCCTGA
- a CDS encoding nucleotidyltransferase domain-containing protein encodes MVPTPSNSQSPQPAKSGRFLLRMPAALHAALHGAARSAGLSLNEYCVRRLASGGSRHPEAAALATRAVAVAGDHLRAVVLHGSVVRGEAAAGSDLDVLVVVDRGVRLDRGLYKAWDAESPAPADQRPVDAHFVHSPDEDSMSGLWAEAAVAGEVLFDLDGETSAHLARTRREIAEGRLCRRVVHGQPYWTAA; translated from the coding sequence GTGGTACCCACGCCGTCGAACTCGCAATCGCCACAGCCCGCGAAGTCGGGCCGATTCCTGCTTCGGATGCCGGCAGCGCTCCATGCCGCGCTCCATGGGGCGGCCCGGTCCGCGGGCCTGTCGCTGAACGAATACTGCGTCCGCCGGCTCGCGTCGGGGGGCAGCCGCCATCCTGAAGCAGCCGCGCTCGCAACCCGGGCCGTCGCGGTCGCTGGCGACCACCTCCGCGCGGTCGTGCTCCACGGCTCCGTGGTCCGGGGCGAGGCGGCCGCGGGCTCAGACCTCGATGTCCTTGTCGTCGTCGACCGCGGCGTCCGACTGGACCGCGGCCTCTACAAAGCCTGGGACGCCGAGTCCCCGGCACCGGCCGATCAACGACCGGTCGACGCCCACTTCGTCCATTCCCCCGACGAAGACAGCATGAGCGGACTCTGGGCGGAGGCGGCAGTCGCCGGCGAGGTGCTGTTCGACCTGGACGGCGAAACGTCCGCCCACCTCGCCCGCACGCGCCGCGAGATTGCCGAAGGGCGGCTTTGCCGGCGCGTGGTCCACGGACAGCCCTACTGGACGGCCGCCTGA
- a CDS encoding NADP-dependent oxidoreductase produces the protein MSDRSLEIRLASRPAGEPEAANFELAEAGMPTAGPGQALVRNVYMSVDPYMRGRMRDIKSYTPPFAIGKALDGGAVGIVEESNTDAFSPGDLVSSRFGWRSHFAAHATELQKLDTHGAPLSAFLGVLGMPGMTAYVGLLDLGEPKEGETVFVSAAAGAVGSLVGQIARIKGCRAVGSAGSQDKVDHLVSDLGYDAAFDYHDDLNHCLGETCPDGIDVYFENVGGPMLEAVLLHMNMFGRIPVCGMIAHYNDEEPRPGPRTLISIIPKRLRMQGFIVSDHMDRRADFVRDVAGWIAEGKVVYRETIVAGLENAPEAFMGLFRGENTGKMVVQISDDPTA, from the coding sequence ATGTCCGACCGCAGCCTGGAAATCCGCCTCGCTTCGCGCCCCGCCGGCGAACCAGAGGCGGCGAACTTCGAACTTGCCGAGGCCGGGATGCCGACCGCGGGCCCCGGTCAGGCGCTGGTGCGCAACGTCTACATGTCGGTCGACCCGTACATGCGAGGCCGCATGCGGGACATCAAGTCCTACACGCCGCCGTTCGCGATCGGCAAGGCGCTCGACGGCGGCGCTGTTGGCATCGTCGAGGAGTCGAACACGGACGCCTTCTCGCCCGGCGATCTCGTCTCGAGCCGCTTCGGCTGGCGCAGCCACTTCGCCGCCCACGCGACCGAGCTCCAGAAGCTCGATACCCACGGCGCACCGCTGTCGGCCTTCCTGGGCGTGCTCGGCATGCCAGGGATGACCGCCTATGTCGGCCTGCTGGACCTCGGCGAACCGAAGGAGGGCGAGACCGTGTTCGTGTCGGCCGCCGCCGGCGCGGTCGGCAGCCTGGTCGGCCAGATCGCCAGGATCAAGGGCTGCCGCGCCGTGGGTAGTGCCGGGTCGCAGGACAAGGTCGACCACCTGGTCTCCGACCTCGGTTACGACGCCGCCTTCGACTACCACGACGACCTGAACCACTGTCTCGGCGAGACCTGCCCCGACGGCATCGACGTCTACTTCGAGAACGTCGGCGGACCGATGCTCGAGGCCGTCCTCCTGCACATGAACATGTTCGGCCGGATTCCGGTGTGCGGAATGATCGCCCACTACAACGACGAGGAGCCGCGTCCGGGACCGCGGACCCTCATCTCGATCATTCCGAAGCGCCTCAGGATGCAGGGCTTCATCGTCTCCGACCACATGGACCGCCGCGCCGACTTCGTCCGCGACGTCGCCGGCTGGATCGCCGAGGGCAAGGTCGTCTACCGCGAGACGATCGTCGCCGGCCTCGAGAACGCCCCGGAGGCGTTCATGGGCCTCTTCCGCGGCGAGAACACCGGCAAGATGGTGGTCCAGATCAGCGACGACCCGACGGCGTAG